One genomic region from Bacillus sp. SLBN-46 encodes:
- a CDS encoding hemolysin family protein, whose protein sequence is MDIFNLVIIAILIALTAFFVTSEFAIVKIRSSRIDQLIEEGNSKAVSAKKVISNLDEYLSACQLGITITALGLGWIGESTIEHMLSPLFHKINIPESATQVLSVGIAFAAITFLHVVVGELAPKTLAIQKAELITLIVSRPLILFYKIMYPFIWVLNGSARVVSSLFGLKPVSENEIAHTEEELRIILSESYKSGEINQSEFKYVNKIFEFDNRIAKEIMVPRTEMVSLSKDDSLETFLQVLREEKFTRYPIIDGDKDHIIGLVNIKEVMTDLIGNESLSSQTLENYTRPIIRVIETIPIHDLLVKMQKDRVHMAILMDEYGGTSGLVTVEDILEEIVGEIRDEFDMDEIPEIRKIKENHYIIDSKVLVTEVNDLLGIEIDDEDIDTIGGWILTENYEVKEGDTIIHDAFTFKILDMEEHHIRYIEVTKISNDGEAVIKQMAVPNSEVLS, encoded by the coding sequence TTGGACATATTTAACTTGGTTATTATAGCCATTTTAATTGCTTTAACTGCTTTTTTTGTAACTTCAGAATTTGCAATTGTAAAAATAAGAAGTTCAAGGATAGACCAGTTAATTGAGGAAGGAAATTCGAAGGCAGTTTCTGCAAAAAAAGTGATTTCGAACCTGGATGAATATCTTTCTGCCTGTCAGTTAGGAATTACAATAACAGCCTTAGGTTTAGGTTGGATTGGGGAATCAACTATTGAGCATATGCTAAGTCCTCTTTTCCATAAAATCAACATTCCTGAGAGTGCAACGCAAGTATTATCGGTAGGAATTGCGTTTGCAGCCATTACCTTTTTGCATGTAGTGGTTGGTGAGCTCGCACCTAAGACTTTGGCCATTCAAAAGGCTGAATTAATTACCTTAATTGTGTCACGGCCACTCATCCTCTTCTATAAAATCATGTACCCTTTTATTTGGGTACTGAATGGGTCTGCTCGGGTTGTTTCCAGTCTATTTGGACTGAAGCCCGTATCAGAGAACGAAATTGCTCATACAGAGGAAGAACTTCGAATCATCCTTTCTGAAAGCTATAAAAGTGGTGAAATTAACCAATCAGAGTTTAAGTATGTAAATAAAATTTTTGAGTTTGATAATCGAATTGCTAAAGAAATAATGGTCCCACGGACAGAAATGGTTTCTTTATCAAAAGATGACTCGTTAGAAACATTTCTACAGGTGTTACGAGAAGAAAAGTTTACAAGGTATCCGATTATTGATGGAGATAAAGACCATATTATCGGATTAGTGAATATTAAAGAAGTGATGACTGATTTAATAGGCAATGAAAGTCTTTCTTCTCAAACATTAGAAAACTATACTCGACCAATTATTAGAGTGATAGAGACGATTCCTATTCATGACCTACTTGTAAAAATGCAAAAGGATCGAGTCCATATGGCTATTTTAATGGATGAATATGGCGGTACTTCTGGCCTAGTAACCGTAGAAGATATACTTGAAGAAATTGTAGGGGAAATTCGTGACGAATTTGATATGGATGAAATTCCAGAAATCCGTAAAATAAAAGAAAACCATTATATCATTGACTCTAAGGTTTTAGTTACCGAGGTTAATGATTTATTGGGAATTGAAATTGATGATGAAGATATAGATACTATTGGCGGGTGGATCCTAACTGAAAATTATGAAGTAAAAGAAGGAGACACCATTATTCACGACGCCTTTACCTTTAAAATCCTGGATATGGAGGAACATCATATCCGCTATATTGAAGTCACAAAAATCTCTAATGATGGTGAAGCTGTTATTAAGCAAATGGCCGTACCGAACTCAGAAGTACTTTCATAA